In a single window of the Nocardioides sp. L-11A genome:
- a CDS encoding metal-dependent transcriptional regulator, with product MSDLIDTTEMYLRTIYELIEEGIIPLRARIAERLHQSGPTVSQTVARMERDGLLTVEGDRHLELTEEGQRLATRVMRKHRLAERLLTDVIGLEWELVHEEACRWEHVMSETVERRLIELLGHPTESPYGNPIPGLAELGQNAVGENFMSDVEPLSKAAGAETSRAVVRRISEEMQKDDALMSAMRRVGALPDKTITIQATADGVLVGSGGETAEIFPEAADHIFVKKL from the coding sequence GTGAGCGATCTCATCGACACCACCGAGATGTACCTCCGCACGATCTACGAGCTGATCGAGGAGGGCATCATCCCCCTGCGGGCGCGCATCGCCGAGCGCCTGCACCAGAGCGGGCCGACGGTGTCGCAGACGGTGGCCCGGATGGAGCGCGACGGCCTGCTGACCGTCGAGGGCGACCGCCACCTCGAGCTCACCGAGGAGGGCCAGCGCCTCGCCACGCGCGTCATGCGCAAGCACCGCCTCGCCGAGCGCCTGCTCACCGACGTCATCGGTCTCGAGTGGGAGCTGGTCCACGAGGAGGCGTGCCGTTGGGAGCACGTCATGTCCGAGACCGTGGAGCGGCGGCTCATCGAGCTGCTCGGCCACCCGACCGAGTCGCCGTACGGCAACCCGATCCCCGGGCTCGCCGAGCTCGGCCAGAACGCCGTCGGCGAGAACTTCATGTCCGACGTCGAGCCGCTCTCCAAGGCTGCCGGCGCCGAGACGTCGCGCGCCGTCGTCCGCCGGATCTCCGAGGAGATGCAGAAGGACGACGCGCTGATGAGCGCCATGCGCCGGGTCGGTGCGCTGCCCGACAAGACCATCACCATCCAGGCCACGGCCGACGGGGTGCTGGTCGGCTCCGGCGGCGAGACCGCGGAGATCTTCCCCGAGGCGGCCGACCACATCTTCGTCAAGAAGCTGTAG
- a CDS encoding alpha-amylase family glycosyl hydrolase, giving the protein MTAPAPGHPWWRDAVVYQVYVRSFADGLPAGDGAGDGIGDLPGITARLPYLRDLGVDALWITPFYTSPQKDHGYDVADYTDVDPLFGRLADVDRLLETAHDLGLRVIVDLVPNHTSDQHAWFRAALAAGPGSPERARYLFRPGRGEDGAEPPNNWDSVFGGPAWTRVPDEAGSVAHGREAARRDARGASEASPGRQAPSATRSAHEAGSVAHGREAARRDARGASEASPGRQAPSATRSAHEAGSVAHGREAARRDARGASEASPGRQAPSATRSAQKAQWYLHLFDASQPDLDWRNPEVGDLFEDVLRFWLDRGVDGFRVDVAHGLYKEAALRDQVRPEKQAKTAGSMVERVLVDEPMWDQPEVHDVYRRWRRVLDSYPGDRMAVAEAWTQTAASMARFVRPDELHQAFNFGWLGTPWSATAFAQVINDSIAAVAAASSAPTWVLSNHDVERHPTRYGGGPVGLARARAATLTMLALPGSAYLYQGEELGLEQVDVPPEARQDPSWFRTGLPGRDGCRVPLPWSGDRPPYGFGGPAGSQPWIPQPDDWAPLSVEAQLADPDSTLAFYQRALAARRAVFAGAEESTRAVADDELLVVLRGDVAVVLNAGSESAPLPAGEVLISSGPVPDGLLPPDTAAWIR; this is encoded by the coding sequence ATGACCGCACCGGCGCCGGGCCATCCCTGGTGGCGCGACGCGGTCGTCTACCAGGTCTACGTCCGCAGCTTCGCCGACGGTCTGCCCGCCGGCGACGGGGCGGGGGACGGGATCGGCGACCTGCCCGGCATCACGGCGCGACTGCCCTACCTGCGCGACCTCGGCGTCGACGCGCTGTGGATCACGCCCTTCTACACCTCGCCGCAGAAGGACCACGGGTACGACGTCGCCGACTACACCGACGTGGACCCGCTGTTCGGTCGCCTGGCCGACGTCGACCGGCTGCTGGAGACCGCCCACGACCTGGGCCTGCGGGTGATCGTCGACCTGGTCCCGAACCACACCTCCGACCAGCACGCCTGGTTCCGGGCGGCGCTGGCCGCCGGACCGGGGTCGCCCGAGCGCGCCCGCTACCTCTTCCGTCCCGGCCGCGGGGAGGACGGTGCCGAGCCGCCCAACAACTGGGACTCGGTCTTCGGCGGTCCCGCCTGGACCCGGGTGCCGGACGAGGCCGGCAGCGTGGCGCACGGCCGCGAAGCGGCACGGCGCGACGCCCGCGGGGCGAGCGAAGCGAGTCCCGGGCGGCAAGCGCCGTCTGCGACGCGCTCGGCCCACGAGGCCGGCAGCGTGGCGCACGGCCGCGAAGCGGCACGGCGCGACGCCCGCGGGGCGAGCGAAGCGAGTCCCGGGCGGCAAGCGCCGTCTGCGACGCGCTCGGCCCACGAGGCCGGCAGCGTGGCGCACGGCCGCGAAGCGGCACGGCGCGACGCCCGCGGGGCGAGCGAAGCGAGTCCCGGGCGGCAAGCGCCGTCTGCGACGCGCTCGGCCCAGAAAGCTCAGTGGTACCTGCACCTGTTCGACGCGTCCCAGCCGGACCTCGACTGGCGCAACCCGGAGGTCGGCGACCTGTTCGAGGACGTGCTGCGGTTCTGGCTCGACCGCGGCGTCGACGGGTTCCGGGTCGACGTGGCGCACGGGCTCTACAAGGAGGCCGCGCTGCGCGACCAGGTGCGCCCGGAGAAGCAGGCGAAGACGGCCGGGTCGATGGTCGAACGGGTCCTCGTCGACGAGCCGATGTGGGACCAGCCCGAGGTCCACGACGTCTACCGCCGCTGGCGCCGGGTGCTCGACTCCTATCCCGGCGACCGGATGGCGGTCGCCGAGGCGTGGACCCAGACGGCCGCGTCGATGGCCCGGTTCGTCCGCCCCGACGAGCTCCACCAGGCCTTCAACTTCGGCTGGCTCGGGACGCCCTGGTCCGCGACCGCCTTCGCCCAGGTCATCAACGACTCCATCGCCGCGGTCGCCGCGGCCTCCTCGGCGCCGACCTGGGTGCTGTCCAACCACGACGTCGAGCGGCACCCGACGCGGTACGGCGGCGGGCCGGTCGGGCTGGCCCGGGCCCGCGCCGCCACGCTGACCATGCTGGCGCTGCCCGGCTCGGCGTACCTCTACCAGGGCGAGGAGCTCGGCCTGGAGCAGGTCGACGTACCACCCGAGGCGCGTCAGGACCCGTCGTGGTTCCGCACCGGACTGCCCGGTCGGGACGGTTGCCGGGTGCCGTTGCCGTGGTCGGGTGACCGGCCGCCGTACGGCTTCGGCGGGCCGGCCGGGTCCCAGCCGTGGATCCCCCAGCCCGACGACTGGGCGCCGCTGAGCGTCGAGGCGCAGCTGGCCGACCCGGACTCGACGCTGGCGTTCTACCAGCGGGCGCTGGCCGCGCGGCGCGCGGTGTTCGCGGGGGCGGAGGAGTCCACCCGCGCGGTCGCCGACGACGAGTTGCTCGTCGTACTGCGGGGCGACGTGGCGGTCGTCCTCAATGCCGGCAGCGAGTCGGCGCCGCTGCCGGCAGGCGAGGTGCTGATCAGCAGCGGCCCCGTGCCCGACGGCCTGCTGCCGCCGGACACCGCCGCCTGGATCCGCTGA
- a CDS encoding MarR family transcriptional regulator: MTSTLTRTDALADLEAEVGVLIRRVRRVIGERARAVHPELMPSSYLMLGYIRDHGPLRASAMCAVFEIDKGAISRQVQHLIDLGLVDRSPDPEDGRATLLSVSADGVERLDAVAAARRELLAERLGDWPAAELSDFAASLRRYNDALGIPGDR, translated from the coding sequence ATGACCTCCACGCTCACCCGCACCGACGCGCTGGCCGACCTCGAGGCCGAGGTCGGCGTGCTGATCCGCCGGGTCCGCCGGGTGATCGGGGAGCGGGCGCGGGCCGTGCACCCGGAGCTGATGCCGTCGTCGTACCTGATGCTCGGCTACATCCGCGACCACGGCCCGCTGCGGGCTTCGGCGATGTGCGCGGTGTTCGAGATCGACAAGGGCGCGATCAGCCGGCAGGTCCAGCACCTGATCGACCTCGGCCTGGTCGACCGCTCACCCGATCCCGAGGACGGCCGGGCCACCCTGCTCAGCGTGAGCGCCGACGGTGTCGAGCGGCTCGACGCCGTGGCCGCCGCGCGGCGCGAGCTGTTGGCCGAGCGGCTCGGGGACTGGCCCGCCGCGGAGCTGAGTGACTTCGCGGCCTCGCTGCGGCGCTACAACGACGCCCTCGGCATCCCCGGCGACCGCTGA
- a CDS encoding MDR family MFS transporter, with protein MTTAPSATAEPGQMTHREIMEALTGLLLAMFVAMLSSTVVSNALPAIVTDLQGSQTGYTWVVVATLLTMTATTPIWGKLADLFSKKLLVQVALVIFSAGSVIAAVAPNMGVLIGARAFQGLGVGGLTALVQVVIASMVSPRERGRYSGYIGAVFATATVSGPLLGGLIVDSPMGWRGCFIVGIPIAAIAFVVLQKTLHLPTIKRDVKIDYLGATLIMAGISLILVWVSLAGTNFDWISGTSAALVVGSLVLIGGALWVEARVASEPVIPLRLFRDRTTTLATAASVMIGVAMFGATVYLSQYFQLARGMSPTEAGLMSVAMVGGLLVSSIVSGRVITRTGLWKRWLVGGMLFVIAGITLLGTIDATTSLWVIGGYMALTGIGLGATMQNLVLSVQNNVAMEDLGAASSVVAMFRSIGGSAGVAALGAVLAHQVTSGVKDGITSLAKAGKISQEQLSAMEHSTGDIPKLSDLPGPIRSIYEASFGDAVGHLFLVAAPFAVVAFLCILFIKEVPLRTTNDVAAPTVAESEVEAALVAAGEPADYPAFDVEGTSVRADAAGGAHGARGEGSRAERR; from the coding sequence ATGACGACAGCTCCGTCGGCTACCGCCGAACCGGGCCAGATGACCCACCGCGAGATCATGGAGGCCCTCACCGGGCTCCTCCTCGCGATGTTCGTGGCCATGCTCTCCAGCACCGTGGTGAGCAACGCCCTCCCCGCGATCGTGACCGACCTCCAGGGCAGCCAGACCGGCTACACGTGGGTCGTCGTCGCGACGCTGCTGACCATGACGGCGACCACCCCGATCTGGGGCAAGCTGGCCGACCTGTTCAGCAAGAAGCTCCTCGTGCAGGTCGCCCTGGTCATCTTCTCGGCCGGCTCCGTGATCGCCGCGGTGGCGCCCAACATGGGTGTGCTGATCGGTGCGCGTGCCTTCCAGGGCCTCGGCGTCGGCGGCCTGACCGCCCTGGTCCAGGTCGTGATCGCCTCCATGGTGTCCCCGCGCGAGCGGGGCCGCTACAGCGGCTACATCGGCGCGGTCTTCGCCACCGCGACGGTCAGCGGCCCGCTGCTCGGCGGCCTGATCGTGGACAGCCCGATGGGGTGGCGCGGCTGCTTCATCGTCGGCATCCCGATCGCCGCGATCGCGTTCGTGGTGCTGCAGAAGACCCTGCACCTGCCCACGATCAAGCGCGACGTGAAGATCGACTACCTCGGCGCCACCCTGATCATGGCCGGCATCAGCCTGATCCTGGTCTGGGTCAGCCTCGCGGGCACCAACTTCGACTGGATCTCCGGTACGTCGGCCGCGCTGGTCGTCGGCAGTCTGGTGCTGATCGGCGGGGCGCTCTGGGTCGAGGCGCGGGTCGCCTCCGAGCCGGTCATCCCGCTGCGGCTGTTCCGGGACCGCACCACCACGCTGGCCACCGCCGCCTCGGTGATGATCGGCGTCGCGATGTTCGGCGCGACCGTCTACCTCAGCCAGTACTTCCAGCTGGCCCGGGGCATGAGCCCGACCGAGGCCGGTCTGATGTCGGTCGCGATGGTCGGCGGCCTGCTGGTGTCCAGCATCGTCAGCGGCCGGGTGATCACCCGGACCGGCCTGTGGAAGCGGTGGCTGGTCGGCGGGATGCTGTTCGTCATCGCGGGCATCACGCTGCTCGGCACCATCGACGCGACCACCTCGCTGTGGGTGATCGGCGGCTACATGGCGCTGACCGGCATCGGTCTCGGTGCGACCATGCAGAACCTCGTGCTCTCGGTGCAGAACAACGTCGCGATGGAGGACCTCGGCGCGGCCAGCTCGGTCGTCGCGATGTTCCGCTCGATCGGCGGCTCCGCCGGTGTGGCGGCCCTGGGCGCCGTGCTCGCGCACCAGGTCACCAGCGGCGTCAAGGACGGCATCACCAGCCTCGCCAAGGCCGGCAAGATCAGCCAGGAGCAGCTCAGCGCGATGGAGCACTCGACCGGCGACATCCCCAAGCTGTCCGACCTCCCCGGGCCGATCCGGTCGATCTACGAGGCATCCTTCGGCGACGCCGTGGGCCACCTGTTCCTCGTCGCCGCGCCCTTCGCGGTGGTCGCGTTCCTGTGCATCCTGTTCATCAAGGAGGTCCCGTTGCGCACGACCAACGACGTGGCGGCCCCCACGGTCGCCGAGTCCGAGGTCGAGGCCGCCCTGGTCGCGGCCGGCGAGCCCGCCGACTATCCGGCCTTCGACGTCGAGGGCACCAGCGTCCGCGCGGATGCCGCGGGCGGGGCGCACGGCGCGCGGGGCGAGGGATCCAGGGCCGAGCGACGATGA
- a CDS encoding ABC transporter ATP-binding protein, with protein sequence MLAPLLRDYLRPYKGWLAAIVVLQFTGTAAMLYLPSLNADIIDKGVARGDTGYVVKLGGVMLAVALVQAACSMTSAWFGGQTAMAFGRDLRKALFGRIGSFSAREVSTFGAPSLITRATNDVQQVQMLAMMTCLMAVTIPIMMVGGVIMAMREDLGLSWLVVAVVPVLFVCIGLVVSRMVPAFRQVQERLDDVNRVMREQISGIRVVRAFVREPQEVRRFERANDDLTEVSLRAGRWMAVMFPLVMAVSNAASVGVIWFGGHRVDGGQMEVGALTAFLAYLMQILMSVMMGTFMLMMIPRASVSADRIGEVLDTSTSVVPPARPVTEVDVAGHLDLEGVGLTYPGAEAPVLRQVTFSARPGQTVAVIGSTGAGKTTLVNLVPRLLDATEGVVRVDGVDVRDLEPELLWSRIGLVPQRAFLFSGTVASNLRYGRPEATDEELWAALEIAQGADFVRAMPEQLDTAVAQGGTTVSGGQRQRLAIARALVRRPEIYLFDDAFSALDVATDARLRAALRPVTRDATVLIVAQRIATIRDADMILVLEDGEVVGQGTHDELMRDNPTYQEIAASQGIKGEGVLA encoded by the coding sequence ATGCTCGCCCCGCTCCTGCGCGACTACCTGCGGCCCTACAAGGGCTGGCTGGCGGCCATCGTCGTGCTCCAGTTCACCGGCACCGCCGCCATGCTCTACCTGCCCAGTCTCAATGCCGACATCATCGACAAGGGCGTCGCCCGCGGCGACACCGGCTACGTCGTGAAGCTCGGCGGCGTCATGCTCGCCGTGGCGCTCGTCCAGGCCGCCTGCTCGATGACGTCGGCCTGGTTCGGCGGCCAGACCGCGATGGCCTTCGGGCGCGACCTGCGCAAGGCGCTGTTCGGCCGGATCGGCAGCTTCTCGGCCCGCGAGGTGTCCACCTTCGGCGCCCCGTCGCTGATCACCCGCGCCACCAACGACGTCCAGCAGGTGCAGATGCTGGCGATGATGACCTGCCTGATGGCGGTGACCATCCCGATCATGATGGTCGGCGGCGTGATCATGGCGATGCGCGAGGACCTCGGCCTGTCCTGGCTGGTCGTCGCCGTCGTCCCGGTGCTCTTCGTCTGCATCGGCCTCGTGGTGTCGCGGATGGTGCCGGCCTTCCGGCAGGTCCAGGAGCGGCTCGACGACGTCAACCGGGTGATGCGCGAGCAGATCTCCGGCATCCGGGTGGTCCGGGCGTTCGTCCGCGAACCGCAGGAGGTTCGGCGGTTCGAGCGGGCCAACGACGACCTCACCGAGGTCTCGCTGCGCGCCGGCCGCTGGATGGCGGTCATGTTCCCGCTCGTGATGGCGGTGTCCAACGCCGCGAGCGTGGGCGTGATCTGGTTCGGCGGCCACCGCGTCGACGGCGGCCAGATGGAGGTCGGTGCGCTGACCGCCTTCCTGGCCTACCTGATGCAGATCCTGATGTCGGTGATGATGGGCACCTTCATGCTGATGATGATCCCGCGGGCCTCGGTCAGCGCGGACCGGATCGGCGAGGTGCTCGACACCAGCACCAGCGTGGTACCTCCGGCGCGACCGGTCACCGAGGTCGACGTCGCCGGGCACCTCGACCTCGAGGGCGTCGGCCTGACCTATCCCGGCGCCGAGGCGCCGGTGCTGCGCCAGGTCACCTTCTCCGCCCGGCCCGGCCAGACGGTCGCGGTCATCGGCTCGACCGGCGCGGGCAAGACGACCCTGGTCAACCTGGTGCCCCGGCTGCTCGACGCCACCGAGGGCGTGGTCCGGGTCGACGGTGTCGACGTGCGCGACCTCGAGCCCGAGCTGCTCTGGTCCCGCATCGGGCTGGTGCCCCAGCGGGCCTTCCTGTTCTCCGGCACGGTCGCCTCCAACCTGCGCTATGGCCGCCCGGAGGCCACCGACGAGGAGCTGTGGGCGGCGCTCGAGATCGCGCAGGGAGCCGACTTCGTCCGCGCGATGCCCGAGCAGCTGGACACCGCCGTCGCCCAGGGCGGTACGACGGTCTCCGGCGGCCAGCGGCAGCGGCTCGCCATCGCCCGCGCGCTCGTCCGGCGCCCCGAGATCTACCTGTTCGACGACGCCTTCTCCGCGCTGGACGTCGCGACCGACGCTCGGCTGCGGGCGGCGCTGCGGCCGGTGACCCGCGACGCGACGGTGCTCATCGTCGCGCAGCGGATCGCGACCATCCGCGACGCCGACATGATCCTCGTGCTCGAGGACGGCGAGGTCGTCGGCCAGGGCACCCACGACGAGCTGATGCGCGACAACCCGACGTACCAGGAGATCGCCGCCTCACAAGGCATCAAGGGAGAGGGGGTGCTCGCATGA
- a CDS encoding TetR/AcrR family transcriptional regulator, giving the protein MPPRATPLSPDDRREMLIRTTRPLLYQHGRRVTTRLIAEAAGVAEGTIFRVFDSKDDLIDTTIARAFEPGDVLHRLDEIDLGLPLRERMVAMTSILQQRFLAIFGLMRAMGFVGPPDHLTERPEIKKGLAEVHDRLYLLLSPDIDRFDRDPDRVLHVWRLLTFAASHEEIADGDLLTPVEIVDTVLDGVLRKDSH; this is encoded by the coding sequence ATGCCACCCCGCGCCACGCCGCTGTCGCCCGACGACCGGCGGGAGATGCTCATCCGGACGACCCGGCCGCTGCTCTACCAGCACGGGCGGCGGGTGACCACGCGGCTGATCGCCGAGGCGGCGGGGGTCGCCGAGGGGACGATCTTCCGGGTCTTCGACTCCAAGGACGACCTGATCGACACCACCATCGCCCGGGCCTTCGAGCCGGGCGACGTGCTGCACCGGCTCGACGAGATCGACCTCGGCCTGCCGCTGCGCGAGCGGATGGTGGCGATGACCTCCATCCTGCAGCAGCGGTTCCTCGCGATCTTCGGGCTGATGAGAGCCATGGGCTTCGTCGGCCCCCCGGACCACCTGACCGAACGGCCCGAGATCAAGAAGGGCCTCGCCGAGGTGCACGACCGGCTCTACCTGCTCCTCTCCCCAGACATCGATCGGTTCGACCGTGACCCCGACCGGGTCCTCCATGTCTGGCGGCTGCTGACCTTCGCCGCGTCCCACGAGGAGATCGCCGACGGTGACCTGCTCACCCCCGTCGAGATCGTCGACACCGTCCTGGACGGCGTACTGAGGAAGGACTCGCACTGA
- a CDS encoding rRNA adenine N-6-methyltransferase family protein, protein MSGQRTRRDWGWHPLRPDWARRLVADSPVVAGDLVLDIGAGHGALTGPLADAGAQVVAVELHPGRAAALRERYAERGVRVVRCDLRDLRLPSRPFRVVASPPYSLSTPLLRLLLGTDRLLSADLVLQSATARRLAAAPPRARHARRYRLQVGRPVPRAAFRPPPRVDSVVLRVER, encoded by the coding sequence GTGTCCGGACAGCGGACGCGGCGGGACTGGGGATGGCACCCGCTCCGGCCTGATTGGGCGCGGCGCCTGGTCGCCGACAGTCCTGTCGTCGCGGGCGACCTGGTCCTCGACATCGGCGCCGGGCACGGCGCGCTGACCGGACCATTGGCCGACGCCGGTGCGCAGGTGGTCGCCGTCGAGCTGCACCCCGGCCGGGCCGCCGCCCTCCGCGAGCGGTACGCCGAGCGCGGGGTCCGGGTGGTCCGCTGTGACCTGCGCGACCTCCGGCTCCCCTCCCGGCCGTTCCGGGTGGTGGCCAGCCCGCCGTACTCGCTCTCCACGCCCCTGCTCCGCCTGCTCCTCGGCACCGATCGGCTGCTGTCGGCCGATCTGGTGCTGCAGTCCGCCACCGCCCGGCGGCTGGCCGCCGCACCGCCCCGCGCCCGCCACGCCCGCCGCTACCGGCTCCAGGTCGGGCGGCCCGTCCCGCGCGCCGCCTTCCGGCCGCCGCCACGGGTGGACTCGGTGGTGCTGCGGGTCGAGCGGTGA
- a CDS encoding CocE/NonD family hydrolase: MGPRTLTRLLVALSLAVTGLAAWPRPAGADDPAPPARVVVDQRFTTSDGVELQTTLTSVGPVTAKPTVVEFSPYGDGSQTLEVTPDYNFLLVQIRGTGDSDGSFDALGPKSQRDVVEVLQWACAQPFSDGDLAVNGFSASAIVLYNSWHQQLPCVKAAILRSGTHELYRDLLVPGGILNLVPGAGVIGMIGAPALLQGVDRLRRDPASSLGVVGGLFASGLGVLAHPSLDSWWVERGWRGDANDIPVLMLNGFYDVESRGVFQAFQALRDDGAHLVMEGGHDGTPAGTDGGVGEAREWLDHYLRGIDNGIESRPAVRLLLAHGDRAAYLDGRFTVREAADWPVPGTTWTELALGGGKRLTTAPPATSRKESYLTLPTLPTMSDVPTWSLLEAGGAKALTGALPFLDRTNAVAVEKLTGLTYTTDALSADVALAGPLALDLPLATTTPGSGIWAILSDVAPDGSSHPLTVGRLSTSYPNLVPGRSLTDAGGAVVQPYGDYSTADRAPMGKIRRYQVELWPVGNVFAAGHRLRIQIVGTSLFSPLSLPAVHTIRVGGPDGARLRVPVLPGSDLGSALR; this comes from the coding sequence ATGGGACCGCGAACCCTCACCAGACTGCTCGTCGCCCTCAGTCTCGCCGTGACCGGCCTCGCCGCCTGGCCGCGACCGGCCGGCGCCGACGACCCGGCCCCACCCGCGCGGGTGGTCGTCGACCAGCGGTTCACCACCTCCGACGGCGTCGAGCTGCAGACGACGCTGACCAGCGTCGGGCCGGTCACGGCCAAGCCGACGGTGGTGGAGTTCTCGCCGTACGGCGACGGGAGCCAGACGCTCGAGGTGACACCGGACTACAACTTCCTGCTGGTCCAGATCCGCGGCACCGGCGACAGCGACGGGTCCTTCGACGCCCTCGGTCCGAAGAGCCAGCGCGACGTGGTCGAGGTCCTGCAGTGGGCGTGCGCGCAGCCGTTCAGCGACGGCGACCTCGCCGTCAACGGCTTCTCGGCCAGCGCGATCGTGCTCTACAACTCCTGGCACCAGCAGCTGCCGTGCGTGAAGGCGGCGATCCTGCGCTCGGGCACCCACGAGCTCTACCGCGACCTGCTCGTGCCCGGCGGCATCCTCAACCTGGTCCCCGGCGCCGGTGTCATCGGGATGATCGGCGCACCGGCCCTGCTGCAGGGTGTCGACCGCCTGCGCCGTGACCCGGCCTCCTCGCTCGGCGTGGTCGGCGGGCTCTTCGCGAGCGGTCTCGGCGTCCTGGCCCACCCGAGCCTCGACTCCTGGTGGGTCGAGCGCGGCTGGCGCGGCGACGCCAACGACATCCCGGTGCTCATGCTCAACGGCTTCTACGACGTCGAGTCGCGCGGAGTGTTCCAGGCATTCCAGGCGCTGCGCGACGACGGTGCCCACCTCGTCATGGAGGGCGGCCACGACGGTACGCCGGCCGGCACCGACGGCGGTGTGGGCGAGGCCCGGGAGTGGCTCGACCACTACCTGCGCGGCATCGACAACGGGATCGAGAGCCGGCCCGCGGTCCGGCTGCTGCTCGCCCACGGCGACCGGGCGGCGTACCTCGACGGCCGGTTCACGGTCCGGGAGGCCGCCGACTGGCCGGTCCCCGGCACCACCTGGACCGAGCTCGCCCTGGGCGGGGGCAAGCGGCTGACGACCGCCCCGCCCGCGACGTCGCGGAAGGAGTCGTACCTGACCCTGCCCACCCTGCCGACCATGTCCGACGTGCCGACCTGGTCGCTGCTGGAGGCCGGGGGAGCGAAGGCCCTCACCGGTGCGCTGCCCTTCCTCGACCGCACGAACGCGGTGGCCGTCGAGAAGCTGACCGGCCTGACCTACACCACCGACGCCCTGTCCGCCGATGTCGCGCTGGCGGGTCCGCTCGCCCTCGACCTGCCGTTGGCGACCACGACCCCCGGCTCGGGGATCTGGGCGATCCTCTCCGACGTCGCGCCCGACGGCTCCTCGCACCCGCTGACGGTCGGTCGACTGTCGACCAGCTATCCGAACCTGGTCCCCGGCCGGTCGCTGACCGACGCCGGTGGCGCCGTGGTGCAGCCCTATGGCGACTACAGCACCGCCGACCGAGCCCCGATGGGCAAGATCCGGCGCTACCAGGTCGAGCTGTGGCCGGTCGGCAACGTCTTCGCGGCCGGTCACCGGCTGCGGATCCAGATCGTCGGGACCTCACTGTTCTCGCCACTGTCGCTGCCCGCAGTCCACACGATCCGGGTCGGCGGGCCCGACGGCGCCCGGCTCCGGGTCCCGGTCCTGCCCGGCAGCGACCTCGGATCCGCCCTGCGCTGA
- a CDS encoding patatin-like phospholipase family protein — MARVALVLGSGGARGYAHLGAVQELRDRGHEIVAVSGTSMGAVIGGLVAAGKDDEFAAWASTLTGRRVVRLADPTWTGGGAATAERLMAALDDIVGDVTIESLPIPYTAVATDLAARREVWFQRGPLIPAMRASFAIPGLFTPAVVDGRVLVDGGLLNPLPLEPTAAAAADFTVAVSLQGPREPHEPTSPARGFSVRRAEWAADLRRRFRRGEEDLAEAVPPAPPAPPVLPVPPEAPAEAPSAETVDVRPDVRTSEVVSLSFDAMQSLITRYRLAALPPDVLVTVPLSAARTIDFHRAEELLDLGRTLTKAALDDAGR; from the coding sequence ATGGCACGCGTGGCACTGGTCCTCGGCTCCGGCGGCGCCCGCGGGTACGCCCACCTCGGCGCGGTCCAGGAGCTCCGGGACCGCGGCCACGAGATCGTCGCGGTCTCGGGTACGTCGATGGGCGCCGTCATCGGCGGTCTGGTGGCCGCCGGCAAGGACGACGAGTTCGCCGCCTGGGCCTCGACGCTGACCGGGCGCCGGGTGGTCCGGCTGGCCGACCCCACCTGGACGGGCGGCGGCGCCGCCACCGCGGAGCGGCTGATGGCCGCGCTCGACGACATCGTCGGCGACGTCACCATCGAGTCGCTGCCGATCCCCTACACCGCGGTCGCCACGGACCTGGCGGCCCGCCGCGAGGTGTGGTTCCAGCGCGGTCCACTGATCCCCGCGATGCGCGCGTCCTTCGCCATCCCGGGCCTGTTCACCCCCGCCGTGGTCGACGGCCGGGTCCTCGTCGACGGCGGCCTGCTCAACCCGCTGCCGCTCGAGCCCACCGCCGCCGCGGCCGCCGACTTCACCGTCGCGGTCTCGCTCCAGGGGCCGCGCGAGCCGCACGAGCCGACCTCGCCCGCCCGGGGCTTCTCCGTGCGCCGGGCGGAGTGGGCGGCCGACCTGCGCCGCCGGTTCCGCCGGGGCGAGGAGGACCTGGCCGAGGCCGTCCCGCCTGCCCCGCCCGCCCCGCCCGTTCTGCCCGTCCCTCCCGAGGCCCCGGCGGAGGCGCCGTCGGCCGAGACGGTCGACGTACGCCCGGACGTGCGGACCTCGGAGGTCGTGTCGTTGTCCTTCGACGCGATGCAGAGCCTGATCACGCGCTACCGGCTGGCCGCCCTGCCGCCCGACGTGCTGGTCACCGTCCCGCTCAGCGCCGCCCGCACCATCGACTTCCACCGGGCCGAGGAACTGCTCGACCTCGGCCGCACGCTGACGAAGGCGGCACTGGACGACGCCGGGCGCTGA